In Clostridium sporogenes, one genomic interval encodes:
- a CDS encoding bis-aminopropyl spermidine synthase family protein encodes MRNNYVDIIYQNVKIQEGRQAIEKLLIDFYFARGYSSKDYAVLNNIPVPLVTAIKNEALKLKLLEKSTGIHLNLKGKQFVENELGYKGINIKLYKTLNINHVDKVMERLSLNINNIFENRPEADVSVDQSKCTLETAIKRALLCLENNCLIGKNILCVGDDDLISVSIGMLLHTLYSGNMNLCKTKIYVLDSDQRILDYICEIGKLYDLPINCYNIDFRDSIPNEYISKMDCLYTDPPYTLSGMKLFLSRGLECLKNSVSLNVFLSYAHKSQEEMLKIHKMFIGLGLSALRIMPQFNRYEGAGILGNSSQMFLLKTTSAARSPIIGEKFNIPIYTGEIKKTRRKYSCKNCNTIHYVSLEDTYSTIEELKTAGCTICGHHFFNMVSKKKILNGDKESYK; translated from the coding sequence ATGAGAAATAACTATGTAGATATAATTTATCAAAATGTAAAAATTCAAGAAGGACGGCAGGCCATAGAGAAATTATTGATTGACTTCTATTTTGCCCGTGGATATTCCAGCAAAGACTATGCCGTACTGAACAATATTCCTGTACCTTTGGTAACAGCAATAAAAAATGAAGCGTTGAAACTTAAGCTTTTAGAAAAATCAACAGGTATTCACTTGAACCTTAAAGGAAAACAATTTGTTGAAAATGAATTGGGGTATAAAGGAATTAATATAAAGTTATATAAAACATTGAATATTAATCATGTTGACAAGGTAATGGAGCGCTTATCATTAAATATTAATAATATCTTTGAGAACAGGCCAGAGGCAGATGTATCTGTTGATCAATCTAAATGTACTCTGGAAACTGCTATAAAAAGAGCTTTATTATGCCTTGAAAATAATTGCTTGATTGGGAAAAATATTCTCTGTGTCGGGGATGATGATTTGATCAGCGTTTCCATAGGAATGCTGCTGCATACTTTATATAGCGGCAACATGAATCTATGTAAAACCAAAATCTATGTTTTAGACAGTGATCAAAGAATATTAGATTATATTTGTGAAATTGGAAAACTATATGACTTACCTATTAATTGCTACAATATTGATTTCCGTGACTCAATCCCAAACGAGTATATTAGTAAAATGGACTGCCTTTACACAGATCCTCCGTATACATTATCAGGAATGAAGTTATTCTTATCAAGAGGATTGGAGTGCCTAAAAAATTCTGTTTCTTTGAATGTGTTCTTATCCTACGCTCATAAATCACAAGAAGAAATGCTGAAAATTCACAAGATGTTTATCGGATTAGGTCTATCTGCGTTAAGAATTATGCCCCAGTTTAATCGTTATGAAGGCGCAGGTATTTTAGGAAATAGCAGTCAAATGTTTTTATTGAAGACAACCTCAGCCGCAAGATCGCCAATTATCGGAGAAAAATTTAATATTCCAATATACACAGGAGAAATAAAAAAAACACGTCGGAAATACAGTTGCAAGAACTGTAACACTATACATTATGTTAGCTTAGAAGATACCTACAGTACAATAGAAGAATTAAAAACTGCCGGTTGTACAATTTGCGGACACCATTTTTTCAATATGGTTAGCAAAAAGAAAATATTAAATGGCGATAAGGAAAGCTACAAATAA
- a CDS encoding GGDEF domain-containing protein: protein MIYTKLRNCFHEYLFCKKNTKIRVITYVVLVVILIEAFYLRISSDIQKDIGEKAILIATDFAKDINIDKNEFNRLISLDLNQLIKDDTNIKFEYKARYLMKYLDIKYIYIMSVIPDSQVKYKVEKDEESLYNKSEGTPLKDIYLLDAVINDIERNKDMTYGKYLNKDRYTIINDEYIKVSENKKAIYFLNKDKWGNYLTAYAPIYDNSGGFMGIIGVDICLKHYLRLANNNIYSIVGISIIISIIAIIKIIKLSKENYFANNKIKKLSVCSLTYALNRGSFMEKLKDEFDNSKKNKGHISIIFIDVDYFKEYNDNYGHIEGDKVLMKIGKSIINVAKKYSGVVGRYGGDEFIVLLNEVETSELKAIAMEISKEINKLKIKREYSHISEYQTVSIGVASIIPKEEEKIEDLINYADKALYKSKENGGNCICVWGEDLK from the coding sequence ATGATTTATACTAAACTAAGAAATTGCTTCCATGAATATTTATTCTGCAAAAAGAATACTAAAATTAGGGTGATTACTTATGTAGTTTTAGTAGTTATATTAATAGAAGCTTTTTATTTAAGAATTTCTTCAGATATTCAAAAAGATATAGGTGAAAAAGCTATACTTATTGCAACAGATTTTGCTAAGGATATTAATATAGACAAAAATGAATTTAATCGACTAATTTCTTTAGATTTGAACCAACTTATAAAAGATGACACAAATATAAAATTTGAATATAAAGCAAGATATTTAATGAAATATTTGGACATAAAATATATTTATATTATGTCTGTTATACCAGACTCTCAAGTAAAATATAAAGTAGAGAAAGATGAAGAAAGTTTATATAATAAATCAGAAGGAACCCCACTTAAAGATATTTACTTATTAGATGCTGTAATAAATGATATTGAAAGAAATAAGGATATGACTTATGGAAAATATTTAAATAAAGATAGGTATACTATCATTAATGATGAATATATTAAGGTTAGTGAAAATAAAAAAGCTATATATTTTTTAAATAAAGATAAATGGGGCAATTATTTGACAGCATATGCTCCGATTTATGATAATAGTGGCGGATTTATGGGAATTATAGGAGTTGATATCTGCCTTAAGCACTATCTAAGACTTGCGAATAATAATATATATAGCATAGTTGGAATTAGTATAATCATTAGTATAATTGCGATAATAAAAATAATTAAGTTAAGCAAGGAAAATTACTTTGCTAATAATAAAATAAAAAAACTATCAGTATGTTCCTTAACTTATGCATTAAATAGAGGAAGTTTCATGGAAAAACTCAAAGATGAATTTGATAATAGTAAGAAAAATAAAGGGCACATATCTATAATATTCATAGATGTGGATTATTTTAAAGAATACAATGATAATTATGGACATATTGAAGGAGATAAAGTTCTAATGAAAATAGGCAAAAGTATTATTAATGTAGCAAAGAAATATTCAGGAGTTGTGGGAAGATATGGAGGAGATGAATTCATTGTACTTTTAAATGAAGTGGAGACTTCAGAATTAAAAGCTATAGCAATGGAAATTTCAAAAGAAATAAATAAATTAAAAATAAAAAGAGAGTATTCACATATTAGCGAATATCAAACTGTTAGTATTGGTGTTGCTAGCATCATTCCAAAGGAAGAAGAGAAAATAGAAGATTTAATAAATTATGCAGATAAGGCCTTGTACAAATCCAAAGAAAATGGGGGAAATTGCATATGTGTATGGGGAGAAGATTTAAAATAA
- the speD gene encoding adenosylmethionine decarboxylase, which yields MKYSGYHLVIDLFGCNFDQLENTEYIIEMLKKLAEILDTTIITKAFHKFHPQGFSGALIISESHITIHTWPENAYTGIDIFTCSKCFDSGKVVAYLKENLIFEKMEIKEILRGQID from the coding sequence TTGAAATACTCAGGGTATCATTTAGTAATCGATTTATTTGGTTGTAATTTCGACCAGTTAGAAAATACAGAATATATTATAGAAATGCTTAAAAAATTAGCAGAGATACTGGATACCACAATCATTACAAAAGCATTTCACAAGTTCCATCCCCAAGGATTTAGCGGTGCATTAATCATTTCAGAATCACATATAACAATACATACATGGCCGGAAAATGCTTATACAGGAATTGATATATTTACATGCTCCAAATGTTTTGATTCTGGAAAAGTAGTAGCTTATTTAAAAGAAAACTTAATATTTGAAAAGATGGAAATCAAGGAAATACTGAGAGGCCAAATTGATTAA
- a CDS encoding tyrosine-type recombinase/integrase: MPENSSNKMKYLTQQEAIRLFNAITFSDNSHAVRDLALFRVAYRCGLRASEISLIKLDDYNSDKGDIYCKRLKGSNNNTIRLDVTTKKALDTYIRDYKISCNSETLFKSQKNNPISRQTLDYLMKKYCKIANISDKSKHHFHTLKHTTAVHLAESEMDIKELQWWLGHKSVSNTEIYFQFTTKQQEKMYMKLEETSEMV; encoded by the coding sequence ATGCCAGAAAATTCTAGCAATAAGATGAAGTATTTAACACAACAAGAAGCAATTAGACTTTTTAATGCAATTACATTTTCAGATAATTCTCATGCCGTTAGAGATTTAGCATTGTTTAGAGTAGCTTATAGATGTGGCTTAAGAGCCTCAGAAATTTCTCTTATAAAGTTAGATGATTACAACTCAGATAAGGGAGATATTTACTGTAAAAGATTAAAAGGTAGTAACAACAATACAATAAGGCTTGATGTTACAACTAAAAAAGCTCTTGATACATACATAAGGGATTATAAAATATCCTGTAATTCTGAAACATTGTTTAAGAGCCAAAAAAACAATCCTATTTCTCGTCAAACCCTAGATTATTTGATGAAAAAATATTGTAAAATTGCTAATATTAGTGATAAAAGTAAACATCATTTTCATACTCTTAAACACACAACTGCTGTTCATTTAGCAGAGTCAGAAATGGATATTAAAGAACTTCAATGGTGGCTTGGACATAAGTCTGTTTCTAATACTGAAATTTATTTTCAATTTACTACAAAACAACAAGAAAAAATGTATATGAAACTTGAAGAAACAAGTGAAATGGTATAG